A genomic stretch from Desulfotignum balticum DSM 7044 includes:
- a CDS encoding acetate--CoA ligase family protein — protein MEFFFRPRGIAVVGATASKGKGGNLIVLNLKKGYFGPVYPVNPGYDEIEGFTCYPSVSDVPDPVDLAIVFVAARMVPQVIEDCAQRGIPGVMIQSAGFSETGTNGAALQEKIRQTARETGIRLWGPNCMGLVDVPNQWIFSTVTPTIWDTGLTPGNVSLIAQSGMLAGAFLIDLISHGTMGIAKVCSIGNKMDVDENDLLEWLIHDPDTAAIGLYLESLTDCRRFMALCRSTPKPVVILNGGKTAGGAAAAQSHTASLSAGGALVAGAMAQAGVITADGFYQLADFSRTFGMYAHLPPRTGNRVAVLTYTGAAGIVSADIMDRHGLELSQFSDTTLETLQTVFPEWMPPANPVDMWPGIILNGSKKTYETAMQAVCADPAVDAVFIHCFAGGFSLEVDLEKMANTAREAGKPLFCWISGERDRVYRFQKTAQPLGVPVFREIMRAVECMGMLLNRPCPKIETDPETAAEERIRRLTQDPRLAVLASNTGELDELVSKQVLKACGIPVVEEKQVTFFEEAQRAAADFGFPLVVKGMVAGVSHKTESSLVHLGIASDQDLASAVTTLQQTMEGRGRILIQKQVPGKIELVAGFVRDPRLGPCVMCGLGGIFAEALNDTVFGVAPLTLADALAMIDRLKCRPMLDGYRGYDPVDKNALGRILVILGDLGCAYPDIREIDINPLIMHKGDPVAVDGLVVLA, from the coding sequence ATGGAGTTTTTTTTCAGGCCCCGGGGGATTGCGGTTGTGGGAGCTACAGCCAGCAAAGGAAAGGGCGGTAATCTGATTGTGTTGAATCTTAAAAAAGGATATTTTGGGCCGGTGTATCCGGTCAACCCCGGGTACGATGAAATAGAGGGGTTCACCTGCTATCCGTCCGTGTCTGATGTGCCGGATCCCGTGGATTTGGCCATCGTGTTTGTGGCGGCCCGCATGGTGCCGCAGGTGATCGAGGATTGTGCCCAAAGAGGGATTCCGGGCGTCATGATCCAGTCTGCCGGATTTTCGGAAACCGGTACCAACGGGGCGGCATTGCAGGAAAAGATCAGGCAGACGGCCCGGGAAACCGGCATCCGTCTGTGGGGGCCCAACTGTATGGGCCTGGTGGATGTGCCCAACCAATGGATATTTTCCACGGTCACCCCGACCATCTGGGATACCGGCCTGACTCCCGGCAATGTGTCTTTGATCGCCCAGAGCGGGATGCTGGCCGGGGCGTTTCTCATCGATCTCATATCCCACGGCACCATGGGGATCGCCAAGGTTTGTTCCATCGGCAACAAAATGGATGTGGATGAAAACGATCTCCTGGAATGGCTGATTCATGACCCGGACACGGCCGCCATCGGGCTGTATCTGGAATCGCTGACCGACTGCCGGCGGTTCATGGCCTTATGCCGCAGTACCCCCAAACCCGTGGTGATTCTCAACGGCGGGAAAACCGCAGGAGGCGCAGCAGCAGCCCAAAGCCACACGGCCAGTCTGTCGGCCGGCGGAGCACTGGTGGCCGGTGCCATGGCCCAGGCCGGAGTTATAACGGCGGACGGGTTTTACCAGCTGGCTGATTTTTCAAGGACCTTTGGCATGTATGCCCATCTGCCGCCCCGAACCGGAAACCGGGTGGCCGTGCTCACCTACACGGGTGCCGCAGGAATCGTGTCCGCGGATATCATGGACCGGCACGGCCTTGAATTGTCTCAATTCAGTGACACTACGCTGGAAACATTGCAGACGGTTTTTCCGGAATGGATGCCGCCTGCCAATCCCGTGGACATGTGGCCCGGAATTATTTTGAACGGATCCAAAAAAACCTATGAAACAGCCATGCAGGCGGTGTGCGCTGATCCGGCGGTGGATGCCGTGTTTATCCATTGCTTTGCCGGGGGATTCAGCCTGGAGGTGGATCTGGAAAAAATGGCCAACACCGCCCGGGAAGCGGGCAAGCCGCTGTTCTGCTGGATTTCCGGGGAACGGGACCGGGTGTATCGGTTCCAGAAAACGGCACAGCCCCTGGGGGTGCCGGTATTCCGGGAGATAATGCGGGCCGTGGAATGCATGGGCATGCTGCTGAACCGCCCCTGCCCAAAGATTGAAACCGATCCGGAAACAGCGGCGGAAGAACGGATCCGCCGGTTGACACAGGATCCCCGCCTGGCGGTGCTGGCATCAAACACCGGTGAACTGGACGAATTGGTATCCAAACAGGTGCTCAAAGCCTGCGGCATCCCGGTGGTGGAAGAAAAACAGGTGACTTTTTTTGAGGAAGCACAGCGCGCGGCGGCTGATTTCGGGTTCCCCCTGGTGGTCAAGGGCATGGTTGCCGGGGTGTCACACAAGACCGAATCCAGTCTGGTGCACCTGGGCATCGCCTCTGACCAAGATCTTGCATCGGCGGTGACAACGCTTCAACAGACCATGGAAGGCCGCGGCCGTATCCTGATCCAGAAACAGGTCCCGGGGAAAATAGAGCTGGTGGCAGGATTTGTCCGGGATCCCCGGCTGGGGCCCTGTGTCATGTGCGGGCTGGGCGGGATATTTGCCGAAGCCCTCAATGACACGGTGTTCGGGGTGGCGCCTCTGACCCTGGCAGATGCCCTGGCCATGATCGACCGGCTCAAATGCCGGCCCATGCTGGACGGGTATCGGGGATATGATCCAGTGGACAAAAATGCCCTGGGACGTATCCTTGTCATTTTGGGGGATTTGGGTTGCGCGTATCCGGACATCCGGGAAATCGATATCAATCCTTTGATTATGCACAAAGGAGATCCTGTTGCCGTGGACGGGCTGGTGGTGCTGGCATAA
- the odhB gene encoding 2-oxoglutarate dehydrogenase complex dihydrolipoyllysine-residue succinyltransferase — MAHDVKVPSVGESVTEALLVQWLKNDGDTVQADEPLFVIETDKVTLEVTADTGGTLNIKVKEGETVAIGTVVAEIESGGKTEKDTSDTVREQESEPENTAPKDSGPSEKKEPKGQEKKSETENKEIPEKEERDKAGNISPSARRLAEEKQIDLSDVTPSGPGGRITKSDVLLVLESSQDRAVEPDASEPDKAESDGKTDPETSASDKAEPDKAGSDKGESDQADSGKAGSEERVTRKPMTPIRRKIAEHLLKARQNTAMLTTFNEIDMSRVMALRQAYKEPFKEKHQVSLGFMSFFIKACIEALKQNPQVNAFVDGKDIVYHHYYHVGVAIGSGKGLVVPVIRHADQLDFAGIEKAIVSFVDKIENNRLELADLEGGTFTVSNGGVYGSLLSTPILNSPQSGILGMHKIEKRPVVIDDEVVIRPMMYVALSYDHRIVDGREAVTCLKKIKACVENPERMLLEV, encoded by the coding sequence ATGGCACATGACGTAAAAGTTCCAAGTGTGGGCGAATCGGTTACAGAGGCCCTTCTGGTCCAGTGGTTGAAAAATGACGGGGACACTGTTCAAGCGGACGAGCCTTTGTTTGTCATTGAAACCGATAAAGTCACCCTGGAGGTGACGGCAGACACCGGCGGTACACTCAACATCAAAGTCAAAGAAGGGGAGACCGTGGCCATCGGCACGGTGGTGGCGGAGATTGAATCCGGCGGAAAGACCGAAAAAGACACTTCCGACACGGTACGGGAACAGGAATCCGAACCCGAAAACACCGCCCCAAAGGACTCCGGCCCTTCTGAAAAAAAGGAACCCAAAGGCCAGGAGAAAAAAAGCGAAACGGAAAACAAAGAGATTCCGGAAAAAGAGGAGAGGGATAAAGCCGGCAACATCTCCCCGTCGGCTCGGCGTCTGGCAGAAGAAAAACAGATTGACCTGTCCGATGTCACGCCCAGCGGCCCGGGCGGCAGAATCACCAAGAGTGACGTGCTGCTCGTCCTGGAATCTTCCCAGGACCGGGCCGTTGAACCGGATGCTTCTGAACCGGACAAGGCTGAATCGGACGGCAAGACTGATCCGGAGACATCTGCATCAGACAAAGCAGAACCTGACAAAGCGGGAAGTGATAAAGGGGAAAGCGATCAAGCGGATTCAGGCAAAGCTGGCTCCGAGGAACGCGTGACCCGGAAACCCATGACCCCGATCCGCCGCAAAATTGCGGAGCACCTGCTCAAAGCCCGGCAGAACACCGCCATGCTGACCACGTTCAATGAAATCGACATGAGCCGGGTCATGGCCCTGCGCCAGGCATACAAAGAGCCATTCAAGGAAAAGCACCAGGTGTCACTGGGATTTATGTCTTTTTTCATCAAGGCCTGCATCGAGGCATTGAAACAGAATCCCCAGGTCAATGCCTTTGTGGATGGCAAGGATATTGTCTATCATCATTACTATCATGTGGGGGTGGCCATCGGATCGGGCAAAGGCCTGGTGGTGCCGGTGATCCGCCATGCAGACCAGCTGGATTTTGCCGGCATTGAAAAGGCCATTGTCTCGTTTGTGGACAAAATCGAGAACAACCGGCTGGAACTGGCGGACCTGGAAGGCGGCACCTTTACCGTGAGCAACGGCGGTGTTTACGGGTCTCTTTTAAGCACCCCGATCCTCAACTCCCCCCAGAGCGGGATTCTGGGTATGCACAAAATTGAAAAACGGCCCGTGGTGATCGATGATGAGGTGGTGATCCGGCCCATGATGTACGTGGCGTTGAGCTATGACCACCGCATCGTGGACGGCCGGGAGGCGGTCACCTGTCTCAAAAAGATCAAGGCCTGTGTTGAAAACCCGGAACGCATGCTTTTGGAGGTATGA
- a CDS encoding entericidin A/B family lipoprotein — protein MSLETRQLFIWLPLKPGSANIGYCWIQTKKSGGTMKSLLKNLVIIVMLASLSFLTVSCNTMQGVGEDLETAGEKIQQKAD, from the coding sequence TTGAGTTTAGAAACGCGGCAACTTTTCATCTGGTTACCGCTTAAACCCGGATCAGCAAATATCGGTTATTGCTGGATTCAAACAAAAAAATCTGGAGGAACGATGAAAAGCTTATTAAAAAATCTGGTAATCATTGTGATGCTTGCTTCATTGAGTTTTCTGACGGTCAGTTGCAACACCATGCAGGGGGTGGGTGAGGATCTGGAAACTGCCGGTGAAAAAATTCAACAAAAAGCGGATTGA
- a CDS encoding 2-oxoglutarate dehydrogenase E1 component yields MATTDMWNEAYIEAQYKKWKHDQNAVPRDWQFFFKGFDIGNKGAAKQDIADTPDAALAQSRVESLIYRYRDLGHLMACMDPLSSCPTDHPLLNLETFGLSPDQLDTFFYTRRFSDSGRARLKDILSRLKETYCHSIGVEYMHLQDPAERRWLQERMEPVKNRPDLADKEKTMVLEKLTRTGVFERFLNSKYPGQTRFSVEGAEMVVPMLHALFNRVSEDGCGEVIMGMAHRGRLSVQTQVLQRPYEDIFKAFESCYNPADLIGAGDVKYHNGYLADIETAGGKSLRVCLLDNPSHLESVDPVVEGFARARQEKAGSDGLRQILPLLLHGDAAFAGQGIVAETLNMSQLSGFHTGGTIHMIINNQIGYTTTPENARSSRYSTDVAKMLMVPIFHVHGEDPEAALHVVNLAAAYRKQFHKDVVIDVICYRRFGHNEGDEPYFTQPRMYERIRSRAPLDRAYADRLIEEKIISPEKPEALSKATKKEMETAFDNVRGDTCTFPEPKFYPEWDGISTSYSHEKTDTAVEKSKLTAYAQKLYEVPEGFAIYDKLARVLEKRLDAVSKGKDIDWGTAEALAFASLLAQGIPVRLSGQDSGRGTFSQRHSVIRDIKNADLWVPLNHIAEDQAAYRVYDSFLSEAGVLGFEYGYAVANPGGLTLWEAQFGDFVNNAQAVIDLYIAAGEAKWRRQCGLVLLLPHGYEGLGPEHSSARPERFLQLCAHDNLQVCNPTTPAQYFHLLRRQMMRSFRKPLVILTPKSLLRHPMAVSEIKDLTSGGFSEILDDPETVKNPERVVFCSGKIFYELVKNRSESARDKIAVIRMEQFYPFPEQLLEQVISRYKNTPQWYWVQEEPANMGGAEFIRPRLEKMVGDSVHCVTRPAQASPATGFSGVYKQEQAAIIKKALTL; encoded by the coding sequence ATGGCAACGACCGACATGTGGAATGAGGCGTATATAGAGGCCCAGTATAAAAAATGGAAACATGACCAAAACGCCGTTCCCCGGGACTGGCAGTTTTTCTTTAAAGGATTTGACATCGGAAACAAAGGGGCGGCAAAACAAGACATTGCCGATACCCCGGATGCGGCCCTTGCCCAGTCCCGGGTGGAATCACTGATATACCGGTACCGGGACTTAGGCCATCTCATGGCGTGCATGGATCCGCTTTCTTCCTGCCCCACAGACCATCCGTTGCTGAACCTTGAGACATTCGGCCTGTCGCCGGATCAGCTGGATACTTTTTTTTATACCCGCCGGTTTTCCGACTCAGGCCGGGCCCGGCTCAAGGATATTCTCAGCCGGCTCAAGGAAACCTACTGCCATTCCATCGGTGTTGAATACATGCACCTGCAGGACCCTGCGGAAAGACGATGGCTTCAGGAAAGAATGGAACCGGTCAAAAATCGCCCGGACCTTGCAGACAAAGAAAAAACCATGGTACTGGAAAAACTGACCCGCACCGGGGTGTTCGAACGGTTTCTGAACAGTAAATATCCGGGCCAGACACGGTTTTCCGTGGAAGGCGCCGAGATGGTCGTTCCCATGCTGCATGCGCTGTTCAACCGGGTGTCGGAGGACGGATGCGGCGAAGTCATCATGGGCATGGCCCACCGGGGCCGGTTAAGCGTTCAGACCCAGGTGCTTCAAAGGCCGTATGAGGATATTTTCAAGGCGTTTGAAAGCTGTTACAATCCCGCGGACCTCATCGGTGCCGGGGATGTGAAATACCACAACGGGTACCTGGCGGATATCGAGACCGCCGGCGGGAAATCTTTGCGGGTGTGTCTTCTGGACAATCCCAGCCATCTGGAATCCGTGGATCCGGTGGTCGAAGGGTTTGCCCGGGCCAGGCAGGAAAAGGCCGGCTCCGATGGGTTACGCCAGATTCTGCCTTTGCTGCTCCACGGGGATGCCGCGTTCGCCGGCCAGGGCATTGTGGCGGAAACCCTGAACATGTCCCAGCTTTCAGGATTTCATACCGGCGGAACCATTCATATGATCATCAACAACCAGATCGGGTACACCACAACGCCTGAAAATGCCCGGTCCAGCCGGTATTCCACGGATGTGGCCAAAATGCTCATGGTCCCGATTTTTCACGTTCACGGCGAAGACCCGGAAGCGGCCCTTCATGTGGTGAACCTGGCAGCGGCCTACCGGAAGCAGTTTCACAAGGACGTGGTGATCGATGTGATCTGTTACCGCAGGTTCGGCCACAATGAAGGGGATGAACCCTATTTTACCCAGCCCCGGATGTATGAGCGGATCCGCTCCCGGGCCCCCCTGGACCGGGCCTATGCCGACCGGCTGATCGAAGAAAAAATCATTTCTCCTGAAAAACCCGAAGCGCTGTCAAAAGCGACAAAAAAGGAGATGGAGACCGCGTTTGACAATGTCCGGGGTGATACGTGCACGTTTCCGGAACCGAAATTTTATCCGGAATGGGACGGCATTTCCACCAGCTATTCCCATGAAAAAACCGATACGGCCGTGGAAAAATCAAAATTAACGGCCTACGCCCAAAAACTGTATGAAGTCCCGGAGGGGTTTGCCATTTATGACAAACTGGCCCGGGTCCTGGAAAAACGTCTGGATGCGGTATCAAAGGGCAAGGATATTGACTGGGGCACGGCGGAAGCGTTGGCATTTGCCTCCCTTCTGGCCCAGGGCATTCCCGTCCGGTTGAGCGGCCAGGACAGCGGCCGGGGCACCTTTTCCCAGCGCCACAGCGTGATCCGGGACATCAAAAACGCAGACCTTTGGGTGCCGTTGAACCATATTGCCGAAGACCAGGCGGCATACCGGGTTTATGACAGTTTTCTGTCTGAAGCCGGTGTTCTGGGATTTGAATACGGGTATGCCGTGGCAAATCCCGGAGGGCTGACCCTGTGGGAGGCCCAGTTCGGGGATTTTGTCAACAATGCCCAGGCTGTGATCGATCTGTATATTGCCGCCGGAGAGGCCAAATGGCGGCGCCAGTGCGGCCTGGTACTGCTGCTGCCCCACGGATATGAAGGTCTGGGGCCGGAGCATTCCAGCGCCCGGCCGGAACGCTTTCTCCAGTTGTGCGCCCATGACAACCTCCAGGTGTGCAACCCCACCACCCCGGCCCAGTATTTTCATCTGCTCCGGCGCCAGATGATGAGGTCATTTAGAAAACCCCTGGTGATCCTGACCCCCAAAAGCCTGCTGCGGCATCCCATGGCCGTGTCGGAAATAAAAGATCTCACCTCAGGCGGTTTCAGTGAAATCCTGGATGATCCTGAAACGGTTAAAAATCCCGAGCGCGTGGTGTTTTGCAGCGGAAAAATCTTTTATGAACTGGTGAAAAACCGGTCGGAATCCGCCCGGGACAAGATTGCCGTCATCCGGATGGAACAGTTTTACCCGTTTCCCGAGCAATTGCTGGAACAGGTCATTTCCAGGTACAAGAATACCCCACAGTGGTACTGGGTCCAGGAAGAACCCGCCAACATGGGAGGGGCTGAGTTCATCCGGCCGCGCCTGGAAAAAATGGTGGGCGATTCGGTGCACTGCGTGACTCGCCCGGCCCAGGCTTCCCCGGCCACGGGGTTTTCGGGGGTTTACAAACAGGAACAGGCAGCGATTATCAAAAAGGCATTAACGCTTTGA
- a CDS encoding DUF255 domain-containing protein, translated as MAETTPPQNAFNRLADSKSPYLLQHADNPVAWHPWGKQAFEKAKKEDKPVFLSIGYATCHWCHVPPHGIYAVSCCL; from the coding sequence ATGGCTGAGACAACACCGCCGCAAAACGCATTCAATCGACTGGCTGACAGCAAAAGCCCCTATTTACTGCAGCATGCAGATAATCCGGTGGCCTGGCATCCCTGGGGAAAACAAGCCTTTGAAAAAGCAAAAAAAGAGGACAAACCCGTTTTTCTCTCCATCGGATATGCCACCTGCCACTGGTGTCATGTCCCACCCCATGGGATTTACGCAGTTTCTTGCTGCCTGTGA
- a CDS encoding IclR family transcriptional regulator, whose product MAKGQTPYFSKSLEKGLRILSLFNQDRISCTQSDISKLTGINMTSTYRFVNTFVELGYLQKHPETKRLKLGSKAISLGHGLLRGFDFLQMIKPIVDETCNQHQITMDVALRDTDALMIIYRRELRNALPYQLPTVIKDLNSTALGKAVLAFLPEQEQMAVINSLSFENKTGRTIIDRDQLFCELALIKKRGYSINNEEFVPGLLALGAPLINAGTNKVAGAICFDFLRTQTSLSEIKKEYAELIIQLAQKISKYLPIS is encoded by the coding sequence ATGGCAAAAGGGCAGACCCCATATTTCTCCAAAAGTCTTGAAAAAGGGCTACGAATTTTAAGCCTGTTCAATCAGGATCGTATTTCCTGTACGCAATCCGATATATCGAAATTGACCGGCATCAACATGACATCCACATACAGATTTGTGAACACGTTCGTGGAATTGGGCTATCTTCAAAAACACCCGGAAACCAAAAGACTGAAGCTCGGATCAAAGGCCATTTCATTGGGCCATGGTTTGTTGAGAGGATTTGATTTCCTCCAGATGATAAAACCGATTGTAGATGAAACATGCAACCAGCATCAAATCACAATGGATGTGGCTTTAAGAGATACAGATGCGCTTATGATCATTTACAGGCGAGAACTACGAAATGCCCTGCCTTATCAATTACCGACAGTAATAAAAGATCTAAACAGTACCGCACTTGGAAAAGCTGTTCTTGCATTTCTCCCGGAACAAGAACAGATGGCTGTTATCAATTCACTGTCCTTTGAAAATAAAACAGGAAGAACCATCATCGACAGAGACCAGCTGTTTTGTGAATTGGCATTGATCAAAAAAAGAGGATATTCCATCAACAACGAAGAGTTCGTCCCTGGCCTGTTGGCACTGGGTGCTCCTTTGATAAATGCTGGCACGAACAAAGTTGCCGGCGCTATTTGTTTTGATTTTCTCAGAACCCAGACGTCTTTGTCAGAAATAAAAAAAGAATATGCTGAACTAATAATTCAACTGGCACAAAAAATTTCAAAATACTTGCCCATCTCATGA
- a CDS encoding aspartate aminotransferase family protein, with protein sequence MNNQTDSGKSHVFHFFLNRKYVSIASGKGVYIYDDQGNRYLDASGGPILCSLGHGLEEMADVINEQARKLVYVHRVDFTNPPLEEASRKLCEASNFVMDKVFFVSGGTEAIEIGIKIARKYHLDNGKPSKSRVISRWQSYHGSTAGALAWTGATARRNDFMPYLHDFNHIPPAYCYRCWFNKTPDNCDLDCANALENEIMCLGPDNVSVFLAEPVSGMALCGAVPPEGYFERIREICDKYDVLLMFDEVMTGAGRTGKMFAYEHFNVVPDILALGKGLSGGYFPIGATAVPQFIHDKIASNSGVFGAGHSWGGNPLGCSVVSKTLDYIKEHDLVERSHTLGEYLNNKLDKLRAHPLVGDVRGLGLMRGIEFVQDKTTKKPFEKSLGFSSRVSAACLEKGMFVEYSSGCDRGQAGDMVMLGPPFIITEEQIDSAVQILEQVLDQDLLSSDRQFLTF encoded by the coding sequence ATGAATAATCAAACAGACTCTGGAAAATCTCATGTATTTCACTTTTTCTTGAACCGAAAATATGTATCCATTGCCTCCGGTAAGGGAGTGTACATCTATGACGACCAGGGAAACCGGTATCTGGATGCTTCCGGCGGCCCCATTCTTTGCAGTCTGGGCCATGGTCTTGAAGAAATGGCAGATGTCATCAATGAACAGGCCAGGAAACTGGTCTATGTGCATCGTGTGGATTTTACCAACCCGCCGCTTGAAGAAGCGTCAAGAAAACTTTGCGAAGCATCCAATTTTGTCATGGACAAGGTGTTTTTTGTTTCCGGCGGGACCGAAGCGATTGAAATCGGAATAAAAATTGCCCGGAAATACCATCTGGACAATGGCAAACCATCCAAATCAAGGGTCATCTCCAGATGGCAAAGCTATCACGGCAGCACCGCCGGGGCTCTGGCGTGGACCGGTGCCACAGCCAGAAGAAATGATTTTATGCCCTATCTTCATGATTTCAACCATATCCCGCCGGCATACTGTTACCGCTGCTGGTTCAACAAAACACCGGACAACTGTGACCTGGACTGTGCCAATGCCCTGGAAAATGAAATCATGTGCCTGGGGCCGGATAATGTCTCGGTGTTTCTGGCAGAACCGGTGTCAGGCATGGCTCTCTGCGGGGCGGTCCCTCCTGAAGGGTATTTTGAACGGATCCGAGAGATTTGTGATAAATATGACGTGCTCCTCATGTTTGATGAGGTAATGACAGGCGCCGGACGAACCGGCAAAATGTTTGCATATGAACATTTCAATGTGGTGCCTGATATCCTGGCGCTGGGCAAAGGCCTGAGCGGGGGGTATTTCCCCATCGGAGCGACAGCTGTTCCTCAATTCATTCATGACAAAATTGCATCCAACTCCGGTGTCTTCGGTGCAGGTCATTCCTGGGGCGGGAACCCGCTGGGCTGTTCGGTGGTATCAAAAACACTGGATTACATCAAAGAACATGATCTTGTTGAAAGATCCCACACCTTGGGTGAATATCTGAATAACAAACTTGATAAATTAAGAGCCCACCCGCTGGTGGGTGATGTCAGGGGTCTGGGCTTAATGCGTGGTATTGAGTTTGTCCAAGACAAAACAACCAAAAAACCGTTTGAAAAAAGTCTGGGTTTTTCTTCCAGGGTGTCTGCTGCATGCCTTGAAAAGGGAATGTTTGTTGAATACTCAAGCGGGTGTGACCGAGGACAGGCTGGTGACATGGTGATGCTGGGACCACCTTTTATTATCACTGAAGAGCAAATAGATAGTGCAGTTCAGATTCTGGAACAGGTGCTTGACCAGGATCTTCTATCATCAGATCGTCAATTTTTGACCTTTTGA
- the lpdA gene encoding dihydrolipoyl dehydrogenase, which produces MSQKNTYDVVVIGSGPGGYSAALRAAQLGFDTALVEKEKTLGGVCLNVGCIPSKALLDSSERYHQARHKMAEHGIEIKDVRLDLETMMSRKNKVVKELTHNLRELLERGKIEIIHGTARVEAPDRVHVTRDEENGSGDRELILPARYILVATGSEPSPLPDLDFDGKHIISSTEALALDTVPKRLGIVGAGYVGLELGSVWQRLGSEVTVIEMLPQAAGSADGQVARTLMRLLKAQGMDIRLKTTVTKAAVKDNQVEVSVKAKDASDTLSFDRLLVSVGRRPRLDGLGLDELGVETDPDTGRIVVDAAFRTRVPSIYAIGDIIAGPMLAHKASAEGAAAAECMAGLPGDVNYDTIPSVIYTSPQAAGAGMTQEDAKKRGIPFLTGTYPFSGTGRARCLGDTDGFVKLIVHKTSDRILGVHIIGPSASEMIAEGVAAMEAGMTATQIAGMIHSHPTFSEAIQEAAAAVPKK; this is translated from the coding sequence ATGAGTCAGAAAAACACCTATGATGTGGTGGTCATCGGATCAGGACCGGGCGGTTATTCTGCGGCCCTGCGCGCTGCGCAACTGGGATTTGACACCGCTCTGGTTGAAAAGGAGAAAACCCTGGGCGGGGTCTGCCTGAACGTGGGATGCATCCCGAGCAAGGCCCTGCTGGATTCAAGCGAACGATACCACCAGGCCCGGCACAAAATGGCGGAACACGGCATTGAGATCAAGGATGTGCGGCTGGATCTGGAAACCATGATGTCGCGTAAAAACAAGGTGGTAAAAGAACTGACCCATAACCTTCGGGAGCTTCTGGAAAGAGGCAAGATTGAGATCATCCACGGCACGGCCCGGGTGGAAGCACCGGATCGGGTCCATGTCACCCGGGATGAAGAAAACGGGAGCGGGGACAGGGAACTGATCCTGCCGGCCCGGTATATTCTGGTGGCCACGGGCAGCGAGCCCAGTCCCCTGCCGGATCTTGATTTTGACGGCAAACACATCATCAGTTCAACCGAAGCTTTGGCACTGGATACCGTGCCAAAGCGGCTGGGCATTGTGGGGGCCGGGTATGTGGGCCTTGAACTGGGATCGGTGTGGCAGCGGCTCGGGTCTGAAGTGACGGTGATCGAGATGCTGCCCCAGGCCGCCGGCAGCGCGGACGGCCAGGTGGCACGGACCCTGATGCGGCTGCTCAAAGCCCAGGGCATGGATATCCGGTTGAAGACCACCGTTACAAAGGCGGCGGTAAAAGACAATCAGGTTGAGGTATCGGTCAAGGCCAAAGACGCGTCAGACACCCTTTCCTTTGACCGCCTGCTGGTGTCGGTGGGCCGGCGCCCGAGGCTGGACGGCCTGGGACTCGACGAACTGGGGGTGGAAACAGACCCGGACACCGGCCGGATTGTCGTGGATGCGGCTTTTCGCACCCGTGTGCCGTCCATTTATGCCATCGGTGATATCATCGCCGGCCCCATGCTGGCCCACAAGGCTTCCGCTGAAGGCGCGGCCGCGGCCGAATGCATGGCCGGTCTGCCCGGAGACGTGAATTACGACACGATCCCTTCCGTGATTTATACCTCTCCCCAGGCCGCAGGCGCGGGCATGACCCAGGAAGACGCAAAAAAAAGGGGTATCCCGTTTCTCACCGGCACGTATCCGTTTTCAGGCACGGGCAGGGCAAGGTGTCTCGGGGACACGGACGGATTTGTCAAACTCATTGTCCATAAAACATCCGACCGCATCCTGGGCGTGCACATCATCGGTCCCAGTGCCTCGGAAATGATTGCTGAAGGCGTGGCCGCCATGGAAGCCGGGATGACCGCAACACAGATCGCCGGCATGATTCACAGCCATCCCACATTCAGCGAAGCCATCCAGGAGGCCGCGGCAGCGGTCCCGAAAAAATAG